A genomic window from Lotus japonicus ecotype B-129 chromosome 1, LjGifu_v1.2 includes:
- the LOC130728918 gene encoding uncharacterized protein LOC130728918 — protein sequence MDCRVCVAPGGDLWVSIGGRGGGSFSHESEHDLALMVSDFLESNGSCGAESWCSSDSESGLSDFAHLAEKIQICKLSMAQHEGDLLSVVHSLIRSMNESNLQFMNSGPCYASCIRFYLVKLMRLSGYDAGVCASKWQASGKVPGGDHEYIDVLVNNNSGNSERLIIDIDFRSHFEIARAVDSYDRILSSLPVVYVGSLTTLKQLLGIMEEATRSSLKQNSMPLPPWRSLAYLQAKWQSPFERYTHSEGNNISDVDCFDHKQCRGHLKRLQSCLQSGMEVDRMLKPRNSESNRRMKPDRWRHSLFRPI from the exons ATGGATTGCAGGGTTTGTGTTGCACCCGGCGGCGATTTGTGGGTCAGCATCGGCGGGCGTGGCGGCGGCTCGTTCAGCCATGAGAGCGAGCATGATTTGGCGTTGATGGTTAGCGATTTCTTAGAGAGTAATGGTAGCTGTGGTGCTGAATCTTGGTGTAGCAGTGATAGTGAATCGGGTCTCTCTGATTTTGCTCACCTTGCTGAGAAGATTCAG ATTTGTAAGCTATCGATGGCTCAACATGAGGGTGACTTGCTTTCCGTTGTTCATTCTCTCATACGATCAATGAATGAGTCCAACCTTCAATTTATGAATTCCGGTCCATGTTATGCTAGCTGTATCAGGTTTTATCTGGTGAAGTTGATGAGGCTTTCTGGGTATGATGCCGGTGTTTGTGCTTCTAAATGGCAGGCTAGTGGCAAGGTCCCTGGAG GTGATCATGAATATATTGATGTGTTGGTCAACAATAACTCTGGAAACTCAGAGCGATTGATTATTGATATCGATTTTCGAAGTCACTTTGAAATAGCTAGAGCTGTCGATTCATATGACCGGATACTGAGTTCTCTTCCTGTTGTTTATGTTGGTTCCTTGACCACTCTGAAACAACTCTTGGGTATAATGGAGGAAGCTACTAGATCTTCTTTGAAACAGAATTCTATGCCTCTTCCTCCATGGAGATCCTTAGCATATTTACAAGCTAAGTGGCAATCACCCTTTGAAAGGTACACACATTCAGAAGGTAATAACATTAGCGATGTCGATTGCTTCGACCACAAGCAATGCCGTGGGCATTTGAAAAGGCTGCAATCTTGTCTTCAGTCTGGAATGGAAGTAGACCGAATGTTGAAGCCGAGAAACAGCGAAAGTAACCGGAGGATGAAACCTGATAGATGGAGGCATTCATTGTTCAGGCCTATTTGA
- the LOC130732389 gene encoding wound-induced basic protein-like yields MIYDVNSPLFRSFLSQKGGSFDKRKIEEQKPKEQRSKANENKPVMTE; encoded by the coding sequence ATGATCTACGACGTTAATTCTCCTCTTTTCCGATCCTTCCTCAGCCAAAAGGGAGGTTCCTTCGATAAGAGGAAAATCGAGGAGCAGAAGCCAAAAGAGCAGAGATCCAAAGCCAATGAGAACAAACCTGTTATGACAGAGTGA
- the LOC130728919 gene encoding heavy metal-associated isoprenylated plant protein 21-like isoform X2: protein MDCDGCERRVRNAVATMKGVKSVEINRKQSKVTVIGDVDPNKVLKRVKSTGKKRVEFWPYIPQHVVSYPHAPGVYDKRAPAGYVKDVQTFPASSETEEKLMSYFSEDNVNGCSIM from the exons ATGGACTGCGATGGATGTGaacgaagagtcagaaatgcAGTGGCTACAATGAAAG GAGTAAAATCTGTGGAGATAAATAGAAAGCAAAGCAAGGTAACAGTGATTGGTGATGTTGATCCAAACAAGGTGTTGAAGAGGGTTAAAAGTACAGGCAAGAAAAGAGTTGAATTTTGGCCTTATATTCCACAGCATGTAGTGTCTTATCCTCATGCTCCTGGAGTGTACGATAAAAGGGCACCGGCAGGTTATGTTAAAGACGTGCAAACATTCCCAGCATCCAGTGAGACAGAAGAGAAACTCATGTCCTATTTCAGTGAAGACAATGTAAATGGATGCTCCATCATGTAA
- the LOC130728919 gene encoding heavy metal-associated isoprenylated plant protein 21-like isoform X1 — protein sequence MGVLDYLFSNFCTSPSTKTKYKAMQTVEIKVKMDCDGCERRVRNAVATMKGVKSVEINRKQSKVTVIGDVDPNKVLKRVKSTGKKRVEFWPYIPQHVVSYPHAPGVYDKRAPAGYVKDVQTFPASSETEEKLMSYFSEDNVNGCSIM from the exons ATGGGTGTTCTTGATTATCTGTTCTCCAACTTTTGCACTTCACCCAGCACAAAAACTAAATACAAAGCAATGCAG ACAGTTGAGATCAAAGTGAAAATGGACTGCGATGGATGTGaacgaagagtcagaaatgcAGTGGCTACAATGAAAG GAGTAAAATCTGTGGAGATAAATAGAAAGCAAAGCAAGGTAACAGTGATTGGTGATGTTGATCCAAACAAGGTGTTGAAGAGGGTTAAAAGTACAGGCAAGAAAAGAGTTGAATTTTGGCCTTATATTCCACAGCATGTAGTGTCTTATCCTCATGCTCCTGGAGTGTACGATAAAAGGGCACCGGCAGGTTATGTTAAAGACGTGCAAACATTCCCAGCATCCAGTGAGACAGAAGAGAAACTCATGTCCTATTTCAGTGAAGACAATGTAAATGGATGCTCCATCATGTAA